The Gadus chalcogrammus isolate NIFS_2021 chromosome 10, NIFS_Gcha_1.0, whole genome shotgun sequence genome contains a region encoding:
- the LOC130390314 gene encoding toll-like receptor 13 isoform X1, translating to MSLVGCCILQNVAVFLFSMLYLNPSLSYLLKNCTIPFSENMSNSACINIDCSQRKLLVVPDGIPRGVTRLSIYLNQIQAIHKNDFRYLSNLTVLNLAMNQIAHIEDGSFIDLLELRELNIAMNKLTKLSNNPFEGLWKLTVLDLSRNRIRVIPPSAFGSMSSLHWVNLDQNLLTEMTDIQYILPLPHIDYISISDNPFSSFETKHLPLNMSSSLRGFELSSIVLTIFSITTPVFPHLEKLSFNGLCPNPVMEVDIPEPRFFRTVTHLQSSTHCISFKDMRKLLESLVSLTHLELLHTEKWINRGLLKTACSIPSLRSLDLHYNSVVNIDPKLANCSQITKLDLFSNRISNLSSHSIQSMKQLRYLDLAGNSLSSVPHDLISLSSLEILYLSANHIAEVGCLDFFNLTRLKELYLAYNYIDKLDGCVFQYQKDLKVLDLSNNLLLELDDTFKIGLKNLEFLDLSTNRIKHFGTGDFISLESLSCLKLNIIEDVHSKDFERLYTPSLSFLLQMDNIFSGLQLLRNLTVYLNIPEGYKGVDLNSYQNLINLPSLRYLDIICRGMHCSKPFHVPIHFLKTMKNLEHLTAENFQLVEPDKDTFIYTPKLKSLAITESSLSDLNPELFQPISNLEVLDLSRNTLKNLDFLAQANLTSLRCLKLCENDLTVIDHNIFQFLPALTYLDLSVNPLTCDCSNSGFLLWALSSDQTQIVNVDQYVCTYPLSERGTMFVDIDVQSCWMDASFLCYISATSLVLLTLLTAFGYHFLHWRLVYAYYRLMALLYDMRERKRNNPYCYDAFISYNIQDEAWVHREMLPALEDERGWRLCLHHRDFQPGTSIMENITEAIYGSRKTICVISRHYLESEWCSREIQMASYRLLDEKKDVLILLFLEELPEKQLSPYYRMRKLVRRSTYLSWPQAARHPGLFWQNVHRALESGDSHDDNTHFLSGPAL from the exons ATGTCGCTAGTGGGATGTTGCATTCTACAAAATGTagctgtctttcttttttccaTGCTTTATCTTAATCCTTCACTTTCTTACTTGCTAAAAAACTGCACCATACCTTTCTCTGAGAATATGTCTAACTCGGCTTGTATTAACATTGACTGTTCTCAAAGAAAACTGTTAGTGGTACCAGATGGCATTCCCAGAGGTGTGACACGGTTATCCATTTATCTTAATCAAATCCAAGCAATTCACAAGAATGACTTCCGGTATTTGTCAAACCTTACAGTGTTAAACCTAGCCATGAATCAAATTGCTCATATTGAAGATGGATCTTTTATTGATTTGCTAGAGCTAAGGGAACTTAACATAGCTATGAACAAACTGACCAAACTCTCAAACAACCCCTTTGAAGGACTGTGGAAGCTCACAGTGCTGGACCTTAGTAGGAACAGAATCAGAGTCATTCCCCCCTCTGCATTTGGGTCAATGTCCAGCTTGCATTGGGTGAATTTAGATCAAAACCTGCTAACAGAAATGACTGACATTCAGTACATACTACCACTACCACACATTGATTATATCAGTATTAGTGATAACCCCTTCAGCTCTTTTGAGACTAAACATTTGCCCCTGAACATGTCCTCGAGTCTCAGAGGTTTCGAATTGTCTTCAATAGTGTTAACAATCTTCAGCATCACAACACCTGTCTTTCCCCATCTTGAGAAGTTAAGCTTTAATGGCCTTTGCCCAAATCCTGTTATGGAGGTGGACATACCCGAGCCTCGTTTCTTCAGGACTGTAACTCATCTTCAATCTTCAACTCATTGCATCTCTTTCAAAGACATGAGGAAGCTCCTAGAGAGTCTGGTCTCACTGACGCATCTTGAGCTTTTACACACTGAGAAATGGATCAACAGAGGTCTCTTAAAGACAGCCTGCAGCATCCCCTCTCTGAGGTCACTGGACCTCCATTATAACTCGGTTGTCAACATTGACCCGAAGCTGGCCAACTGTTCACAGATAACCAAGTTGGACCTATTCTCCAATCGCATCTCCAATCTCTCCAGTCATTCAATACAATCAATGAAGCAATTGAGATACTTGGATTTGGCAGGTAACTCTCTCTCCAGCGTGCCTCATGACCTTATCAGTCTCTCGTCTCTTGAAATCCTATATCTGTCAGCCAACCACATTGCTGAGGTAGGCTGCTTAGATTTCTTCAATTTAACAAGACTCAAAGAACTATATCTCGCATACAACTACATTGATAAACTAGATGGTTGTGTGTTTCAATATCAAAAGGATCTAAAGGTTTTGGATTTAAGCAATAACTTGTTGTTGGAATTGGACGATACTTTTAAGATCGGTCTAAAGAATCTAGAGTTCTTAGATTTGAGTACAAATCGAATTAAGCATTTTGGAACGGGAGATTTTATAAGTTTGGAATCGCTCAGTTGtttaaaattaaatataattgAAGATGTACACAGTAAGGATTTTGAACGATTGTACACTCCTAGTCTGTCTTTTTTACTACAGATGGACAATATTTTTAGCGGACTGCAGTTGTTAAGAAATCTCACTGTATATCTGAATATCCCAGAAGGCTACAAAGGGGTTGATCTAAACTCTTACCAAAACTTGATAAATTTACCTTCTTTGAGGTATCTGGACATAATATGTAGAGGTATGCATTGTTCAAAGCCTTTTCATGTTCctatacattttcttaaaacaatGAAGAATCTAGAGCACCTCACAGCTGAGAATTTCCAACTTGTGGAGCCAGATAAAGACACGTTTATATACACACCAAAGCTTAAGAGTCTCGCCATAACAGAAAGCAGCCTTTCAGACCTAAATCCTGAGCTATTTCAGCCAATCTCAAATCTAGAGGTTCTGGATCTTTCACGGAATACCCTCAAGAATTTAGATTTCCTTGCCCAAGCGAACCTGACTAGCCTCCGGTGTTTGAAACTCTGTGAGAACGACTTAACTGTTATTGATCACAATATCTTCCAGTTCCTCCCAGCCCTAACATATCTAGATCTTTCTGTTAACCCTCTGACCTGTGACTGCTCTAACTCTGGCTTCCTGCTGTGGGCGCTGAGCAGCGATCAAACGCAGATCGTTAATGTCGACCAGTACGTGTGCACGTACCCCCTTAGCGAAAGGGGAACCATGTTCGTGGACATTGACGTGCAATCCTGCTGGATGGACGCCAGCTTCCTCTGCTACATTTCCGCCACCAGCCTGGTTCTGCTCACTCTGCTCACTGCCTTCGGCTACCACTTCCTGCACTGGCGTCTGGTCTATGCCTACTACCGCCTCATGGCCTTGCTCTATgacatgagagagaggaagagaaacaatCCGTATTGCTACGACGCTTTCATATCATACAACATCCAGGATGAGGCCTGGGTCCACAGGGAAATGCTTCCTGCTCTGGAGGACGAGCGAGGCTGGAGACTCTGCCTGCACCACCGAGACTTCCAGCCAG GTACGTCCATCATGGAGAACATTACGGAGGCTATCTATGGCAGTAGGAAGACCATCTGTGTGATCAGCAGACACTACCTGGAGAGCGAGTGGTGCTCCAGGGAGATCCAGATGGCCAG CTACCGTCTGCTGGATGAGAAGAAAGATGTGTTGATCCTGCTCTTCCTGGAAGAGCTGCCAGAGAAGCAGCTGTCTCCTTACTACCGCATGAGGAAGCTGGTGAGGAGGAGCACCTACCTGAGCTGGCCCCAGGCCGCCCGCCACCCTGGACTCTTCTGGCAGAACGTCCACAGAGCTCTGGAGAGCGGAGACAGCCATGATGACAACACACACTTCCTGTCTGGGCCGGCCCTATAG
- the LOC130390314 gene encoding toll-like receptor 13 isoform X2: MFVDIDVQSCWMDASFLCYISATSLVLLTLLTAFGYHFLHWRLVYAYYRLMALLYDMRERKRNNPYCYDAFISYNIQDEAWVHREMLPALEDERGWRLCLHHRDFQPGTSIMENITEAIYGSRKTICVISRHYLESEWCSREIQMASYRLLDEKKDVLILLFLEELPEKQLSPYYRMRKLVRRSTYLSWPQAARHPGLFWQNVHRALESGDSHDDNTHFLSGPAL, from the exons ATGTTCGTGGACATTGACGTGCAATCCTGCTGGATGGACGCCAGCTTCCTCTGCTACATTTCCGCCACCAGCCTGGTTCTGCTCACTCTGCTCACTGCCTTCGGCTACCACTTCCTGCACTGGCGTCTGGTCTATGCCTACTACCGCCTCATGGCCTTGCTCTATgacatgagagagaggaagagaaacaatCCGTATTGCTACGACGCTTTCATATCATACAACATCCAGGATGAGGCCTGGGTCCACAGGGAAATGCTTCCTGCTCTGGAGGACGAGCGAGGCTGGAGACTCTGCCTGCACCACCGAGACTTCCAGCCAG GTACGTCCATCATGGAGAACATTACGGAGGCTATCTATGGCAGTAGGAAGACCATCTGTGTGATCAGCAGACACTACCTGGAGAGCGAGTGGTGCTCCAGGGAGATCCAGATGGCCAG CTACCGTCTGCTGGATGAGAAGAAAGATGTGTTGATCCTGCTCTTCCTGGAAGAGCTGCCAGAGAAGCAGCTGTCTCCTTACTACCGCATGAGGAAGCTGGTGAGGAGGAGCACCTACCTGAGCTGGCCCCAGGCCGCCCGCCACCCTGGACTCTTCTGGCAGAACGTCCACAGAGCTCTGGAGAGCGGAGACAGCCATGATGACAACACACACTTCCTGTCTGGGCCGGCCCTATAG
- the mrnip gene encoding MRN complex-interacting protein, translating into MCGEKQSVFKEFGRGTGADCRRHVQKLNAKRGELEQEHVTWSLREKDEEAGQSFGDGAWAVSGHDLRPSNTELAEESLWDKYLLNGQQEREEPEDTVYLSTSPLHDYRNARKRKRAVGRADEGSLNEEIHHHCRGGKLHQLPAMPISKPSTVQHTHISINTCSNQTRQDFTSNRNNQANPGFTRGTINPEVNQTKPDVSNSGSDRFRLSNKPCSFMSSAAAPISKWAQFLPVPHQQEKEEEDEEDSHLANMERKPLDMLESSATPCVGSMIESGHPSELPKAVSSQTLTPHLKPRPSLPFISLFNTGDDFDMF; encoded by the exons ATGTGCGGAGAGAAGCAGTCCGTTTTTAAG GAGTTTGGGCGTGGCACTGGGGCCGACTGCCGACGCCACGTTCAGAAGCTGAACGCCAAGCGAggagagctggagcaggagcatGTGACCTGGTCGCTAAG GGAAAAGGACGAGGAGGCTGGACAATCGTTTGGAGATGGAGCTTGGGCGGTCAGTGGCCACGATTTGAGACCGAGCAACACTGAGCTG GCAGAGGAGAGCCTTTGGGACAAATACCTGCTGAACGGGCAACAGGAAAGGGAGGAGCCTGAGGACACCGTTTACCTGAGCACAAGCCCTCTCCATGACTACAGGAATGCCAG gaagaggaaaagaGCTGTAGGCAGAGCGGACGAAGGCTCGTTAAACGAAGAGATACACCACCACTGCAGAGGGGGAAAG CTCCATCAGCTACCAGCAATGCCCATCAGCAAGCCCTCCACTGTACAGCATACACACATCTCCATCAATACATGCTCCAACCAAACCAGGCAGGATTTTACCAGCAACAGAAACAACCAGGCTAATCCAGGTTTTACCAGAGGAACCATCAACCCAGAAGTGAACCAAACCAAGCCTGATGTCAGCAACTCTGGCTCTGACAGATTTCGTCTGAGCAACAAACCCTGTTCATTCATGTCTTCTGCAGCTGCCCCTATCTCAAAATGGGCCCAGTTTCTCCCAGTTCCTCATCagcaggagaaagaggaggaagatgaagaagacAGCCATCTGGCAAACATGGAGAGAAAGCCTCTTGATATGTTGGAATCTTCAGCCACTCCCTGTGTTGGTAGCATGATAGAATCAGGCCACCCATCAGAGCTCCCCAAGGCAGTATCTTCACAGACCCTGACCCCTCATCTCAAACCacgcccctcccttcccttcATCTCCCTGTTCAATACCGGCGACGACTTTGACatgttttaa
- the sqstm1 gene encoding sequestosome-1 — MSVTIKAYLLGKDDVHKEIRRFAVDKEDSTSFNYLSKKVVDVFSNLRNIGFQMYYRDEDGDMIAFSSDDELRMALTVLQDNTFRLFIKEKKEHRRDFPLHAFPGGIPPFTFPPPPGPGMPHAPPPPHPCTPPPHPGPPPVHPNVTCDGCEGPVAGTRFKCTVCPDYDLCSTCQAKGLHREHPLLPIWHPLANLMEWFPRGKWIRKMRHCMWNGAQPPTKPGPTGFTCGTQSTAAPGTSTSPPSSDTSSSSGYSQANAEFLKNIGEGVAAMLSPLGIDVDIDVEHDGLRTKVTSPETPAQSGAPAPPMAQADGATMGPEGAGSGSAEVDIDKPNSLGGIHSDQGTKETEEEEWTHLTPKEVDPSTGELQSLIGTPSEGQEGPTGLREAALYPHLPEEADPRLVESLSQMLSMGFSDEGGWLTHLLQTKACDIGAALDTIHYSKPPKK; from the exons ATGTCAGTGACAATAAAAGCCTATCTACTGGGCAAAGACGACGTCCATAAAGAGATCCGTCGCTTTGCTGTTGATAAAGAGGATTCTACCAGTTTTAATTATCTGAGTAAGAAGGTCGTAGACGTCTTCTCCAATCTCCGCAACATCGGCTTCCAGATGTACTATCGAG ATGAAGACGGCGACATGATCGCCTTCTCCTCAGACGATGAGCTGAGAATGGCGCTCACCGTCCTGCAGGACAACACCTTCCGCCTGTTCATtaaag AGAAGAAGGAGCACAGGCGTGACTTCCCGCTCCACGCCTTCCCCGGTGGAATCCCACCCTTCacctttccccctcctcccggCCCAGGCATGCCtcatgccccgccccctcctcacccttgcacgccccctcctcaccctggcCCGCCCCCCGTGCATCCCAACGTCACATGCGACGGCTGCGAGGGCCCTGTGGCCGGCACACGCTTCAAGTGCACGGTGTGTCCTGACTACGACCTGTGCTCCACCTGCCAGGCCAAGGGGCTGCACCGCGAACACCCCCTCCTGCCCATCTGGCACCCCCTTGCCAACCTGATGGAG TGGTTTCCTAGGGGCAAGTGGATAAGGAAGATGAGACATTGCATGTGGAACGGAGCTCAGCCCCCGACCAAGCCGGGGCCCACTGGGTTCACCTGTGGGACCCAGTCCACCGCTGCCCCTGGTACTTCGACCAGCCCGCCATCCTCCGACACCTCCAGCTCATCTG GATATTCTCAAGCCAACGCTGAATTCCTGAAGAACATTGGCGAGGGAGTGGCGGCCATGTTGAGCCCACTAG GCATCGACGTGGACATCGACGTGGAGCACGACGGCCTCAGGACCAAGGTGACCTCCCCAGAAACCCCAGCCCAGTCGGGGGCCCCTGCACCTCCCATGGCCCAAGCTGATGGAGCCACAATGGGTCCAGAGGGAGCAGGGTCCGGGAGTGCTGAGGTGGATATCGACAAGCCAAACAGTCTCGGAGGCATTCACTCTGACCAA GGCACCAAGGAGACCGAAGAGGAAGAGTGGACCCACTTGACTCCAAAGGAAGTGGATCCATCCACTGGTGAGCTGCAGTCCCTGATAGGCACCCCCTCTGAGGGCCAGGAGGGCCCAACAGGGCTGCGTGAGGCTGCTCTCTACCCACACCTCCCAGAAG AGGCAGACCCCAGACTGGTGGAGTCCCTGTCCCAGATGCTATCCATGGGCTTCAGCGACGAGGGAGGCTGGCTGACCCACCTCCTGCAGACCAAGGCCTGTGACATCGGAGCCGCGCTGGACACCATCCACTACTCCAAGCCCCCCAAGAAGTAG